In Hemicordylus capensis ecotype Gifberg chromosome 3, rHemCap1.1.pri, whole genome shotgun sequence, one DNA window encodes the following:
- the LOC128349016 gene encoding olfactory receptor 51E2-like: MSVMNGTHNTTPSFILVGLPGLEVAHFWLAFPLCAMYLVAVVGNCAVVLVVKAEPALHLPMYFFLCMLAALDLALSTCTMPQLLSLFWFDAKEISYRACLFQMFFIHTLSGIESTILLAMAVDRYVAICRPLQHSAIFTNSVTAKIGVAAVVRGVVFFLPLPLLTIRLTFCGSKVLTHSYCVHQDVMHLACGHTMPNVVYGLTAILLVMGLDSLLIFVSYVMIIRTVLQLASRQERLKASGTCVAHVCVVLAFYMPLIGLSVVHRFGQGLPRLVHITMGNVYLLVPPVLNPIVYGARTKEIRQRALNILRTIKD; encoded by the coding sequence ATGTCAGTCATGAATGGGACTCACAACACCACCCCCTCGTTCATCCTGGTGGGCCTGCCTGGCCTCGAGGTGGCCCACTTCTGGCTGGCCTTCCCCCTGTGTGCCATGTACCTCGTGGCTGTGGTGGGCAACTGCGCTGTGGTGCTGGTTGTGAAGGCTGAGCCCGCCCTCCATTtgcccatgtacttcttcctctGCATGCTGGCGGCCCTGGACCTGGCGCTCTCCACCTGCACCATGCCCCAGCTCCTTTCCCTCTTCTGGTTTGATGCCAAGGAGATCAGCTACAGGGCCTGCCTCTTCCAAATGTTCTTCATCCACACCCTTTCTGGCATTGAGTCCACCATCCTCCTGGCCATGGCGGTGGATCGATACGTGGCCATATGCCGCCCCCTGCAGCACTCGGCCATCTTCACCAACTCGGTGACAGCAAAGATTGGCGTAGCGGCTGTGGTGAGAGGGGTCgtcttcttccttcctctgccttTACTCACCATCCGCCTGACTTTCTGTGGCTCCAAGGTGCTCACGCATTCCTACTGCGTACACCAAGACGTGATGCACCTTGCTTGTGGCCACACGATGCCCAACGTTGTCTATGGGTTGACCGCCATCCTCCTGGTGATGGGCCTGGACTCCCTGCTCATCTTTGTGTCCTACGTGATGATCATCAGGACAGTCCTGCAGTTGGCATCAAGGCAAGAGCGCCTCAAGGCCTCTGGGACCTGTGTGGCTCACGTGTGTGTGGTCCTGGCCTTCTACATGCCCCTGATTGGGCTCTCCGTAGTGCACAGGTTTGGGCAAGGCCTGCCTCGCCTGGTGCACATCACGATGGGCAACGTTTACCTCCTCGTGCCCCCCGTGCTGAACCCCATTGTCTACGGGGCCAGGACCAAAGAGATACGGCAAAGGGCCCTGAATATACTGAGGACAATTAAGGATTGA
- the LOC128348760 gene encoding olfactory receptor 51E2-like — MSVMNGTHNTTPSFILVGLPGLEVAHFWLAFPLCAMYLVAVVGNCAVVLVVKAEPALHLPMYFFLCMLAALDLALSTCTMPQLLSLFWFDAKEISYRACLFQMFFIHTLSGIESTILLAMAVDRYVAICRPLQHSAIFTNSVTAKIGVAAVVRGVVFFLPPPLLIIRLTFCGSKVLTHSYCVHQDVMHLACGHTMPNVVYGLTAILLVMGLDSLLIFVSYVMIIRTVLQLASRQERLKASGTCVAHVCVVLAFYVPLIGLSVVHRFGQGLPRLVHVTMGNVYLLVPPVLNPIVYGARTKEIRQRALNILRIRKD, encoded by the coding sequence ATGTCAGTCATGAATGGGACTCACAACACCACCCCCTCGTTCATCCTGGTGGGCCTGCCTGGCCTCGAGGTGGCCCACTTCTGGCTGGCCTTCCCCCTGTGTGCCATGTACCTCGTGGCTGTGGTGGGCAACTGCGCTGTGGTGCTGGTTGTGAAGGCTGAGCCCGCCCTCCATTtgcccatgtacttcttcctctGCATGCTGGCGGCCCTGGACCTGGCGCTCTCCACCTGCACCATGCCCCAGCTCCTTTCCCTCTTCTGGTTTGATGCCAAGGAGATCAGCTACAGGGCCTGCCTCTTCCAAATGTTCTTCATCCACACCCTTTCTGGCATTGAGTCCACCATCCTCCTGGCCATGGCGGTGGATCGATACGTGGCCATATGCCGCCCCCTGCAGCACTCGGCCATCTTCACCAACTCGGTGACAGCAAAGATTGGCGTAGCGGCTGTGGTGAGAGGGGTcgtcttcttccttcctcctcccttgctcatAATCCGCCTGACTTTCTGTGGCTCCAAGGTGCTCACGCATTCCTACTGCGTACACCAAGACGTTATGCACCTTGCTTGTGGCCACACGATGCCCAACGTTGTCTATGGGTTGACCGCCATCCTCCTGGTGATGGGCCTGGACTCTCTGCTCATCTTTGTGTCCTACGTGATGATCATCAGGACAGTCCTGCAGTTGGCATCAAGGCAAGAGCGCCTCAAGGCCTCTGGGACCTGTGTAGCCCACGTGTGTGTGGTCCTGGCCTTCTACGTGCCCCTGATTGGGCTCTCCGTAGTGCACAGGTTTGGGCAAGGCCTGCCTCGCCTGGTTCACGTCACGATGGGCAACGTTTACCTCCTCGTGCCCCCTGTGCTGAACCCCATTGTCTACGGGGCCAGGACCAAAGAGATACGGCAAAGGGCCCTGAATATACTGAGGATAAGGAAGGACTGA